The following proteins are co-located in the Ensifer sp. WSM1721 genome:
- a CDS encoding fumarylacetoacetate hydrolase family protein: MKLATLKDSTRDGKLIVVSKDLTRCSEVGHIARTLQAALDDWAHAGPRLARVAEGIETGSQPTMRFHEHDAASPLPRAFHWADGSAYVNHVELVRKARNAEMPASFWTDPLIYQGGSDNFLGPRDPILMADEAWGIDMEGEVAAIVDDVPMGATPEEARDAIRLIMLVNDVSLRGLIPEELAKGFGFYQSKPSSAFSPVAVTPDELGEAWKGGRLHLPLKVDLNSRPFGRANAGIDMTFAFPQLIAHAARTRPLSAGTIIGSGTVSNKLDGGPGKPVSEGGVGYSCIAELRMIETIESGAPKTPFLKFGDVVRIEMKDESGHSIFGAIEQKIERYERA, encoded by the coding sequence ATGAAACTCGCGACGCTGAAAGACTCCACCCGCGACGGAAAGCTCATCGTGGTCTCGAAAGACCTGACCCGTTGTTCCGAGGTGGGCCATATCGCCCGCACGCTCCAGGCAGCGCTCGATGACTGGGCGCATGCGGGGCCGCGGCTTGCGCGCGTCGCCGAGGGGATCGAGACCGGGTCGCAGCCGACCATGCGCTTTCACGAGCACGACGCCGCATCGCCGCTGCCGCGGGCCTTTCACTGGGCGGACGGTTCGGCCTACGTCAACCACGTCGAGCTCGTCCGAAAGGCGCGCAATGCCGAGATGCCGGCGAGTTTCTGGACCGATCCGCTGATCTACCAGGGCGGCTCCGACAATTTCCTGGGCCCGCGCGATCCGATCCTGATGGCCGACGAGGCCTGGGGCATCGACATGGAGGGGGAGGTCGCGGCGATCGTCGACGACGTGCCGATGGGCGCGACGCCCGAGGAGGCGAGGGATGCGATCCGCCTCATCATGCTCGTCAACGATGTTTCGCTGCGTGGGCTCATCCCCGAGGAGCTCGCCAAGGGATTCGGATTCTATCAGTCGAAACCCTCCTCAGCCTTCTCTCCGGTGGCGGTGACGCCGGACGAATTGGGCGAGGCCTGGAAAGGTGGCAGGCTGCATCTGCCGCTCAAGGTCGATCTGAACAGCAGGCCCTTCGGCCGCGCCAATGCCGGGATCGACATGACCTTCGCTTTTCCGCAATTGATCGCGCATGCCGCCAGGACCCGGCCGCTTTCCGCCGGCACAATCATTGGTTCGGGGACCGTTTCCAACAAGCTCGACGGCGGGCCGGGAAAACCGGTTTCTGAGGGCGGCGTCGGCTATTCCTGCATTGCCGAACTGCGCATGATCGAGACGATCGAGAGCGGCGCGCCGAAAACACCGTTCCTGAAGTTCGGCGATGTCGTTCGGATCGAGATGAAGGACGAAAGCGGCCACTCCATCTTCGGCGCGATCGAGCAGAAGATCGAGAGATACGAGCGCGCCTGA
- the purU gene encoding formyltetrahydrofolate deformylase, producing the protein MKSYVLTVTCKSTRGIVAAITGYLAEKGCYITDSSQFDDLETGLFFMRLTFISQEGAKLEELREGFSPVVKRFDMTMEIRDSEERMKVLLMVSRFGHCLNDLLYRWKIGALPIDIVGVVSNHFDYQKVVVNHDIPFHYIKVTKENKPKAEAQLMEIVEQTGAELIVLARYMQVLSDALCKKMSGKIINIHHSFLPSFKGANPYKQAYERGVKLIGATAHYVTADLDEGPIIEQDIARITHAQSAEDYVSIGRDVESQVLARAVHAHIHHRCFINGNRVVVFPPSPGSYASERMG; encoded by the coding sequence ATGAAAAGCTATGTGCTGACCGTCACCTGCAAATCCACCCGCGGCATCGTCGCCGCCATAACAGGCTATCTGGCGGAAAAGGGCTGTTACATCACCGACAGTTCGCAATTCGACGATCTCGAAACCGGTCTCTTCTTCATGCGCCTCACCTTCATCAGCCAGGAAGGCGCGAAGCTCGAAGAATTGCGCGAGGGCTTCAGCCCGGTCGTCAAGCGTTTCGACATGACGATGGAGATCCGCGATTCCGAGGAACGCATGAAGGTGCTCCTGATGGTGTCGCGTTTCGGCCATTGCCTCAACGACCTGCTCTACCGCTGGAAGATCGGCGCGCTGCCGATCGACATCGTCGGCGTCGTCTCCAACCACTTCGACTACCAGAAGGTCGTCGTCAACCACGACATCCCCTTCCACTACATCAAGGTGACGAAGGAGAACAAGCCGAAGGCGGAAGCCCAGCTCATGGAGATCGTCGAGCAGACCGGCGCCGAGCTGATCGTGCTTGCCCGCTACATGCAGGTGCTTTCGGATGCGCTCTGCAAGAAGATGTCGGGGAAGATCATCAACATCCACCACTCCTTCCTGCCGTCGTTCAAGGGCGCCAACCCCTACAAGCAGGCCTATGAGCGCGGCGTCAAGCTGATCGGCGCGACGGCCCATTACGTCACCGCCGATCTCGACGAAGGTCCGATCATCGAGCAGGACATCGCCCGCATCACCCATGCCCAGAGCGCCGAGGACTACGTCTCGATCGGCCGCGACGTAGAGAGCCAGGTGCTGGCGCGGGCCGTGCACGCGCACATCCACCACCGCTGCTTCATCAACGGCAACCGCGTCGTAGTCTTCCCGCCGAGCCCGGGGAGCTATGCGTCCGAGCGGATGGGCTGA
- the lpdA gene encoding dihydrolipoyl dehydrogenase, which produces MKEISCKLLVLGAGPGGYVCAIRAGQLGVDTVIVEKAKAGGTCLNVGCIPSKALIHAAEEYYKLRAAASGKSPLGLSLNAPAIDLRRTVAWKDGIVGRLNGGVTGLLKKAGVKAVVGQARFVDGKTVDVETETGLQRIRAEAVVIATGSAPVELPDLPFGGNVISSTEALALTEVPETLAVIGGGYIGLELGTAFAKLGSKVTVLEAMDRILPQYDADLSRPVMKRLGELGIDVYTRTAAKRLAADRRGLLAEENGRAFEVPAEKVLVTVGRRAVTEGWGLEEIDLDRSGRFIRIDEQCRTSMRGIYAIGDVTGEPMLAHRAMAQGEMVAEIVARQKRSWDKRCIPAVCFTDPEIVSAGLSPEEARATGIEVKIGQFPFQANGRAMTTLAEDGFVRIVARADNHLVLGIHAVGHGVSELSATFALAIEMGARLEDIAGTIHAHPTQSEAFQEAAFKGLGHALHI; this is translated from the coding sequence ATGAAGGAAATATCCTGCAAGCTCCTGGTGCTCGGCGCCGGTCCCGGCGGCTATGTCTGCGCGATTCGCGCCGGCCAGCTCGGCGTCGACACGGTGATCGTCGAAAAGGCGAAGGCCGGCGGCACATGCCTCAACGTCGGCTGCATCCCTTCGAAGGCACTGATCCATGCCGCCGAGGAGTATTACAAACTTCGTGCGGCCGCCTCCGGCAAGAGCCCGCTCGGCCTGTCCTTGAATGCGCCGGCGATCGATCTCAGGCGGACCGTCGCCTGGAAGGACGGCATCGTCGGGCGGCTTAACGGCGGCGTCACCGGGCTCCTGAAGAAGGCGGGCGTCAAGGCCGTGGTCGGTCAGGCGCGCTTCGTCGACGGCAAGACGGTGGATGTGGAAACGGAGACCGGCTTGCAGCGCATTCGCGCCGAGGCAGTGGTGATTGCCACCGGTTCGGCGCCGGTGGAGCTTCCGGACCTGCCGTTCGGCGGCAATGTCATCTCCTCGACCGAAGCGCTTGCGCTGACAGAGGTGCCCGAGACGCTCGCCGTCATCGGCGGCGGTTATATCGGCCTCGAACTCGGCACCGCATTCGCCAAGCTCGGCTCGAAGGTGACGGTGCTCGAAGCCATGGACCGCATCCTGCCGCAATATGATGCCGACCTTTCAAGGCCAGTGATGAAACGTCTCGGCGAACTCGGCATCGACGTCTATACCCGCACTGCGGCCAAGCGGCTTGCGGCCGATCGGCGCGGTTTGCTTGCCGAAGAGAACGGGCGCGCCTTCGAGGTGCCGGCTGAGAAGGTGCTGGTGACTGTCGGCCGCAGGGCGGTTACCGAGGGATGGGGACTGGAGGAGATCGATCTCGACCGGTCCGGCCGCTTCATACGCATCGACGAGCAGTGCCGCACCTCGATGCGCGGCATCTATGCGATCGGCGACGTGACCGGCGAGCCGATGCTCGCCCATCGCGCCATGGCCCAGGGCGAAATGGTCGCCGAGATCGTCGCCAGGCAGAAGCGAAGCTGGGACAAGCGCTGCATTCCGGCCGTCTGCTTCACCGACCCGGAAATCGTCAGCGCCGGGCTTTCGCCAGAGGAAGCCCGCGCGACCGGCATCGAGGTCAAGATCGGTCAATTTCCCTTCCAGGCGAACGGCCGTGCGATGACGACACTTGCGGAAGATGGCTTCGTGCGCATCGTCGCCCGCGCCGACAACCATCTCGTCCTCGGCATCCATGCGGTTGGCCATGGCGTCTCGGAGCTCTCCGCCACCTTCGCGCTAGCGATCGAGATGGGTGCGCGTCTTGAGGATATCGCCGGGACGATCCACGCCCATCCGACCCAGTCGGAGGCTTTCCAGGAGGCCGCCTTCAAGGGATTGGGGCACGCGCTGCATATTTGA
- a CDS encoding acetyl-CoA C-acyltransferase → MSNRDPVVIVSAARTPMGAFQGGLKDLTAPELGAVALKAALDRAGLGAVDEVLMGNVLPAGLGQNPARQAALGAGLGEETPSTTVSKVCGSGMKALMLGHDGLLSGSASVVAVGGMESMTNAPYLLPKARGGFRLGHGEVKDHMFLDGLEDAYSGRLMGTYAEDTAQHYQFSRADQDAFAVRSLERALKAAEDTSFAEEIVTITDGGKRGSANLDRDEQPMKADPAKIPKLKPAFRDGGSVTAANSSSISDGAAALIVMRASEAEKRGLTPLAIVAGHAGHAQEPAWFTTAPIGAIEKLIDKLNWEKGSVGLYEINEAFAVVALAAIRDLGLSDDIVNIHGGACALGHPIGASGARIVVTLLHAMRANGVKRGIASLCIGGGEATAVGLELLQ, encoded by the coding sequence ATGAGCAATCGCGATCCGGTGGTCATCGTTTCGGCGGCGCGTACGCCGATGGGCGCCTTTCAGGGCGGCCTCAAGGATTTGACGGCGCCGGAGCTCGGTGCCGTCGCGCTGAAGGCGGCGCTCGATCGCGCCGGTCTTGGTGCGGTCGACGAGGTGCTGATGGGCAATGTTCTGCCGGCGGGGCTCGGACAGAACCCGGCCCGGCAGGCGGCGCTCGGCGCCGGCCTCGGCGAGGAGACGCCCTCGACCACCGTCTCCAAGGTCTGCGGCTCGGGCATGAAGGCGCTGATGCTCGGCCATGACGGGCTCCTCTCCGGCAGCGCATCCGTCGTTGCCGTCGGCGGCATGGAGTCGATGACGAATGCCCCTTACCTCCTGCCCAAGGCCCGCGGCGGTTTCCGCCTCGGCCACGGCGAGGTCAAGGACCACATGTTCCTCGACGGACTTGAGGATGCCTATTCGGGCCGCCTGATGGGGACCTATGCGGAGGATACGGCGCAGCATTATCAATTCTCCCGCGCCGATCAGGATGCCTTCGCCGTTCGCTCGCTCGAACGTGCCTTGAAGGCGGCGGAAGACACGTCCTTTGCCGAGGAGATCGTCACGATCACCGATGGCGGCAAGCGAGGGAGCGCCAATCTCGACCGGGACGAACAGCCGATGAAGGCCGATCCGGCGAAGATCCCGAAGCTGAAGCCGGCCTTCCGCGACGGCGGCAGCGTCACGGCCGCCAATTCCTCTTCGATTTCCGACGGTGCCGCGGCGCTCATCGTGATGCGGGCGAGCGAGGCGGAGAAGCGCGGGTTGACGCCGCTCGCGATCGTCGCCGGCCATGCCGGCCATGCGCAGGAGCCCGCCTGGTTCACCACCGCGCCGATTGGCGCCATCGAAAAGCTCATTGACAAGCTTAACTGGGAAAAGGGAAGCGTCGGCCTCTACGAAATCAATGAAGCTTTCGCCGTCGTCGCTCTGGCGGCCATCCGCGATCTCGGGCTTTCCGACGACATCGTCAACATCCATGGCGGCGCCTGCGCGCTCGGTCACCCGATCGGCGCCTCGGGCGCCCGTATCGTCGTGACCCTGCTCCATGCAATGCGCGCCAACGGCGTCAAGCGCGGCATCGCTTCCCTCTGCATCGGCGGCGGCGAGGCGACGGCGGTGGGGCTGGAGTTGTTGCAGTAG
- the maiA gene encoding maleylacetoacetate isomerase, which produces MEAKVSNETVLYDYWRSSASYRVRVALNLIGEDYRSVPVDLLAKAHRTPEHLERNPQGLVPVLDIDGERLTQSLAIIEYLAETRAGSSFLPADALGRQRVRALSYAVAMEIHPVCNLGVVAHVMAAAEDGEAARRAWMQKFIGEGLAALERMLDHPSTGAFCHGDSPTMADICLVPQVYNARRWELDLSPCPRIVAIDQRCAEIDAFARAHPDQAKH; this is translated from the coding sequence GTGGAGGCGAAGGTGTCGAACGAAACCGTTCTTTACGACTACTGGCGCTCCTCGGCGAGCTACCGCGTGCGGGTCGCCCTCAACCTCATCGGCGAAGACTACCGCTCCGTTCCGGTCGATCTGCTTGCAAAGGCGCATCGCACGCCCGAGCATCTTGAGCGCAATCCGCAGGGTCTGGTCCCGGTGCTCGATATCGATGGCGAGCGCCTGACGCAATCGCTCGCTATCATCGAATATCTTGCGGAGACGCGGGCCGGCAGCAGCTTTCTTCCCGCCGATGCGCTCGGCCGGCAACGCGTTCGGGCGCTTTCCTATGCCGTCGCGATGGAGATCCATCCCGTCTGCAATCTCGGCGTCGTTGCGCATGTCATGGCAGCGGCTGAGGACGGCGAGGCCGCGCGGCGGGCATGGATGCAGAAGTTCATCGGCGAGGGCCTCGCCGCTCTCGAGCGGATGCTCGATCACCCCTCGACCGGCGCGTTCTGCCACGGCGATAGTCCGACCATGGCGGACATCTGCCTCGTGCCGCAGGTCTACAATGCCCGGCGCTGGGAGCTCGATCTCTCTCCTTGCCCGCGGATCGTCGCCATAGATCAACGCTGCGCCGAGATCGACGCCTTCGCAAGGGCGCATCCCGATCAGGCAAAGCATTAG
- a CDS encoding dihydrolipoamide acetyltransferase family protein, producing MGEFILKMPDVGEGVAEAELVEWHVKPGDPVREDMVLAAVMTDKATVEIPSPVSGKVLWLGAEVGDTVAVKAPLVRIETAGEVGEPPPDSVPEALAEAVLEEPLAAAPAPAPQPKREEVLRPKPEQAASKPAPTPREAQDLSKKPLASPAVRLRAKESGIDLRQVIGTGPAGRITHEDLDLFISRGAEPVPAQIGLARKTAVEEIKVTGLRRRIAEKMSLSTSRIPHITYVEEVDMTALEDLRATMNRDRKPEQPKLTVLPFLMRALIKTVAEQPGVNATFDDHAGIIHRHAAVHIGIATQTPAGLTVPVVRHAEARTIWDCAAELNRLAEAARTGTATRDELTGSTITISSLGALGGIASTPVINHPEVAIVGVNKMAIRPVWDGTQFVPRKIMNLSSSFDHRVIDGWDAAVFVQRLKTLLETPALIFVEG from the coding sequence ATGGGCGAATTCATTCTCAAGATGCCGGATGTCGGCGAAGGCGTCGCCGAGGCCGAGCTTGTCGAATGGCATGTGAAACCCGGCGACCCGGTCCGCGAGGATATGGTGCTCGCCGCCGTCATGACCGACAAGGCGACCGTCGAGATCCCCTCGCCGGTCTCCGGCAAGGTATTGTGGCTCGGAGCGGAAGTCGGCGATACCGTTGCCGTGAAAGCGCCGCTCGTCAGGATCGAGACAGCCGGCGAGGTAGGCGAACCACCCCCGGACAGCGTTCCGGAAGCGCTTGCCGAAGCAGTGCTCGAAGAGCCCTTGGCCGCCGCGCCTGCCCCAGCGCCCCAGCCGAAGAGGGAGGAAGTGCTGCGGCCGAAGCCTGAGCAGGCCGCCTCGAAACCGGCGCCAACGCCACGCGAAGCACAGGACCTCTCGAAGAAACCGCTGGCTTCGCCGGCGGTGCGACTGCGCGCCAAAGAGAGCGGTATCGATCTCCGCCAAGTGATCGGCACGGGACCCGCCGGCCGCATCACCCATGAGGACCTCGATCTCTTCATCAGCCGCGGAGCCGAGCCGGTGCCGGCGCAAATCGGCCTCGCCCGCAAGACCGCGGTCGAGGAGATCAAGGTTACAGGTCTCCGCCGGCGGATCGCCGAGAAGATGTCTCTTTCGACCTCGCGGATCCCCCACATCACCTATGTGGAGGAGGTGGACATGACGGCGCTCGAGGACCTGCGGGCGACGATGAACCGGGACCGCAAGCCCGAGCAGCCGAAGCTGACGGTCTTACCCTTCCTGATGCGTGCGCTCATCAAGACGGTCGCGGAACAGCCCGGTGTCAACGCCACCTTCGACGATCATGCTGGCATCATCCACCGACACGCGGCCGTTCACATTGGCATTGCCACCCAGACGCCTGCCGGGCTTACCGTGCCGGTCGTACGTCACGCCGAGGCACGCACGATCTGGGATTGCGCTGCGGAGCTGAACCGCTTGGCGGAAGCCGCCCGCACCGGCACCGCGACGCGCGACGAGCTGACCGGCTCGACGATCACCATCTCTTCCCTTGGCGCTCTCGGGGGCATCGCCTCGACGCCCGTCATCAACCATCCGGAAGTCGCGATCGTCGGCGTCAACAAGATGGCGATCCGTCCGGTCTGGGACGGTACGCAATTCGTGCCACGCAAGATCATGAATCTCTCGTCGAGCTTCGACCATCGCGTCATCGACGGCTGGGATGCCGCGGTCTTCGTCCAGCGGCTGAAGACGCTGCTCGAAACACCGGCGCTGATTTTCGTTGAAGGGTGA
- a CDS encoding alpha-ketoacid dehydrogenase subunit beta, giving the protein MARMTMIEAVRSAMDVSMARDEDVVVFGEDVGYFGGVFRCTQGLQAKYGKTRCFDAPISESGIVGTAIGMAAYGLKPCVEIQFADYMYPAYDQLTQEAARIRYRSNGDFTCPIVVRMPTGGGIFGGQTHSQSPEALFTHVCGLKVIVPSNPYDAKGLLISAIEDPDPVMFLEPKRLYNGPFDGHHERPVIPWSKHELGDVPDGHYTIPIGKAEIRRQGSAVTVITYGTMVHVALTAAEETGIDAEVIDLRSLLPLDLETIVQSVRKTGRCVVVHEATLTSGFGAEVVSLVQEHCFYHLEAPIVRVTGWDTPYPHAQEWDYFPGPARVGRALMEAMEG; this is encoded by the coding sequence ATGGCCAGGATGACAATGATCGAAGCGGTGCGCAGCGCCATGGACGTCTCGATGGCACGCGACGAGGATGTCGTCGTCTTCGGTGAAGATGTCGGCTATTTCGGCGGCGTTTTCCGCTGCACCCAGGGACTTCAGGCGAAATACGGCAAGACCCGCTGTTTCGACGCGCCGATCAGCGAGTCCGGCATCGTCGGCACCGCGATCGGCATGGCGGCCTACGGGCTGAAGCCTTGTGTCGAGATCCAGTTCGCCGACTACATGTATCCGGCCTACGACCAGCTAACCCAGGAGGCGGCGCGGATCCGCTACCGCTCGAACGGCGACTTCACCTGCCCGATCGTCGTGCGCATGCCGACAGGCGGCGGCATCTTCGGCGGCCAAACCCACAGCCAGAGCCCGGAAGCGCTCTTCACCCATGTCTGCGGCTTGAAGGTCATCGTGCCTTCGAATCCCTATGACGCCAAGGGTCTTCTGATCTCGGCGATCGAGGATCCGGACCCGGTCATGTTCCTCGAGCCGAAGCGGCTATACAACGGCCCCTTCGACGGCCACCACGAGCGCCCGGTCATCCCCTGGTCGAAGCACGAGCTCGGCGACGTGCCCGACGGACACTACACCATCCCGATCGGCAAGGCGGAAATCCGCCGCCAGGGTTCGGCGGTAACCGTGATCACCTATGGTACGATGGTGCATGTGGCGCTCACGGCTGCGGAGGAAACGGGGATCGACGCGGAAGTGATCGATCTGCGAAGCCTCTTGCCGCTCGACCTCGAGACGATCGTGCAATCGGTGAGAAAGACCGGACGCTGCGTCGTCGTGCACGAGGCGACGCTGACCTCGGGCTTCGGTGCAGAGGTCGTATCCCTCGTGCAGGAACATTGCTTCTATCATCTCGAAGCCCCGATCGTGCGGGTGACCGGCTGGGACACGCCCTATCCGCACGCCCAGGAATGGGATTACTTCCCCGGCCCGGCGCGCGTCGGCCGCGCGCTCATGGAAGCAATGGAGGGCTGA
- a CDS encoding 3-methyl-2-oxobutanoate dehydrogenase (2-methylpropanoyl-transferring) subunit alpha: protein MDEFSRLSLHIPEPAVRPGDQPDFSNVKIPKAGSVPRPEVDVEPEAIRDLAYSIIRVLNREGEAVGPWAGLLSDEELLTGLRHMMLLRAFDARMLMAQRQGKTSFYMQHLGEEAVSCAFRKALRKGDMNFPTYRQAGLLIADDYPMVEMMNQIFSNESDPCHGRQLPVMYTSKEHGFFTISGNLATQYVQAVGWAMASAIKNDTRIAAGWIGDGSTAESDFHSALVFASTYKAPVILNIVNNQWAISTFQGIARGGSGTFAARGLGFGIPALRVDGNDYLAVYAVARWAAERARRNLGPTLIEYVTYRVGAHSTSDDPSAYRPKTESEAWPLGDPVLRLKKHLIVRGVWSEERHAQAEAEIMDEVIQAQKQAESHGTLHAGGRPSVRDIFEGVYAEMPPHIRRQRQKAGY from the coding sequence ATGGACGAATTCAGTCGACTAAGTCTGCATATTCCCGAGCCGGCCGTCCGGCCAGGCGATCAGCCAGATTTCTCCAACGTCAAAATCCCGAAGGCGGGCTCCGTGCCGCGGCCCGAGGTCGACGTGGAGCCCGAAGCGATCCGCGATCTCGCCTATTCGATTATCCGCGTGCTCAACCGTGAGGGCGAGGCGGTTGGCCCCTGGGCCGGGCTCCTTTCGGACGAGGAGTTGCTGACGGGCCTCCGGCACATGATGCTGCTCAGAGCCTTCGACGCGCGCATGCTGATGGCGCAGCGCCAGGGCAAGACGTCCTTCTACATGCAGCATCTCGGCGAGGAGGCCGTGAGCTGCGCCTTCCGCAAGGCGCTTCGCAAGGGCGACATGAACTTCCCGACCTACCGCCAGGCCGGCCTTCTGATTGCCGACGACTATCCCATGGTCGAGATGATGAACCAGATCTTCTCGAACGAGAGCGATCCCTGCCACGGCCGCCAATTGCCGGTCATGTACACCTCCAAGGAACACGGCTTCTTCACGATCTCCGGCAATCTCGCCACCCAATATGTCCAGGCCGTCGGCTGGGCCATGGCATCGGCGATCAAGAACGACACCCGGATCGCCGCCGGCTGGATCGGCGACGGTTCGACGGCCGAGTCGGATTTCCACTCCGCCCTGGTCTTCGCCTCCACCTACAAGGCGCCCGTCATCCTCAACATCGTCAACAATCAATGGGCGATCTCGACCTTCCAGGGCATCGCCCGCGGCGGCTCCGGCACCTTCGCCGCTCGCGGTCTGGGCTTCGGCATTCCGGCGCTGCGCGTCGACGGCAATGATTATCTTGCCGTCTATGCGGTCGCCCGCTGGGCGGCGGAGCGGGCGCGCCGCAATCTGGGCCCGACGCTGATCGAATATGTGACCTATCGCGTCGGTGCGCATTCGACCTCCGACGATCCGAGCGCCTATCGCCCCAAGACGGAATCGGAAGCCTGGCCCCTCGGCGACCCGGTATTGCGGCTCAAGAAACACCTGATCGTGCGCGGCGTCTGGTCCGAGGAGCGGCATGCGCAAGCCGAGGCGGAAATCATGGACGAGGTGATCCAGGCACAGAAACAAGCGGAAAGCCATGGCACGCTGCATGCCGGCGGCAGACCTTCGGTGCGCGACATCTTCGAGGGCGTCTATGCCGAGATGCCGCCGCATATCCGCCGCCAGCGGCAGAAGGCGGGGTACTGA
- a CDS encoding FAD-binding oxidoreductase, giving the protein MPGPTLDPVTTDHSLPRKADVVIIGGGIIGVSAALFLAERGLKVVLCEKGVLGGEQSSRNWGWVRVMGRDRREIPLAIAALKIWDTLDAHVGGETGFRRSSILYISETGQDVANRDAWLALARPYGVDSRQIGPDETSALMAGAATRYKGGLYTPSDGRAEPQKAVPAIAAGARRAGAHIVTGCAVRGIEKSAGRISAVVTEKGRIESSSVVLAGGAWSRLFCKGLGIRLPQLKVRNTVLRTAPIEGGPEGAGATATYAYRKRLDGGYTIATAGANLHPLVPDTFAFFRDFRPARKAESEAVQVGLSAQSWRELLEIAPQPLDRPGAFERCRILDPRPDPKSVLRAFEEARKALPKLRAVEPVQIWAGLIDVTPDVVPVISHAEQVPGLVIATGFSGHGFGIGPGAGHLVADLVTGEKPIVDPAEFRLSRFSDGTPIEIAPPV; this is encoded by the coding sequence GCGGCGCTTTTCCTCGCCGAACGCGGCCTCAAGGTGGTGCTTTGCGAGAAGGGCGTGCTCGGCGGCGAACAGTCGAGCCGCAACTGGGGCTGGGTGCGCGTCATGGGCCGCGATCGCCGCGAGATTCCGCTCGCGATCGCGGCACTCAAGATCTGGGACACGCTCGATGCCCATGTCGGCGGCGAAACCGGCTTTCGCCGCAGCAGCATTCTCTACATATCTGAGACGGGGCAGGACGTCGCCAACCGCGATGCCTGGCTCGCACTGGCGAGACCCTACGGCGTCGACAGTCGTCAGATCGGCCCGGACGAAACATCGGCCCTGATGGCCGGGGCGGCGACCCGCTACAAAGGCGGCCTCTATACACCGAGCGACGGCAGGGCCGAGCCGCAGAAGGCGGTGCCGGCGATCGCCGCCGGTGCCCGCCGCGCCGGGGCGCATATCGTCACCGGCTGCGCTGTCCGTGGCATCGAGAAAAGCGCCGGCAGAATCAGTGCCGTCGTCACCGAGAAGGGCCGCATCGAAAGCTCCAGCGTGGTGCTTGCCGGCGGCGCCTGGTCGCGGCTCTTCTGCAAAGGCCTCGGGATCCGGCTGCCGCAACTGAAGGTGCGCAACACCGTGCTCAGGACCGCGCCGATCGAGGGCGGGCCGGAGGGCGCTGGCGCAACGGCGACCTACGCCTACCGCAAGCGCCTCGACGGCGGCTACACGATCGCCACCGCAGGCGCAAACCTGCACCCACTCGTGCCGGACACCTTTGCATTTTTCCGCGACTTTCGGCCGGCGCGAAAGGCCGAGAGCGAAGCCGTACAGGTGGGGCTCAGCGCCCAGAGCTGGCGCGAGCTTCTCGAGATCGCACCCCAACCGCTCGATCGACCGGGCGCCTTCGAGAGATGCCGCATCCTCGATCCGCGTCCCGATCCCAAATCCGTGCTCAGAGCTTTCGAGGAAGCGAGAAAGGCTCTTCCGAAGCTCCGCGCCGTCGAACCGGTGCAGATCTGGGCCGGCCTGATCGATGTCACGCCGGACGTGGTGCCGGTTATTTCCCACGCGGAACAGGTGCCGGGCCTCGTCATCGCCACCGGTTTTTCGGGCCACGGCTTCGGCATTGGACCTGGCGCCGGGCACCTCGTCGCGGATCTCGTGACCGGGGAGAAACCCATCGTCGATCCTGCCGAGTTTCGGCTGTCGCGCTTCTCCGACGGCACGCCGATCGAGATCGCACCGCCCGTCTGA